GACGGCGTGAAGTTCTAGGAGCATCGTTTTCCCTTTCGTTAGTGCAAGCGGAGCGTCGAAATGCCGTTGTACGCTGAGGTATCCGAGACGATGACGGCGTCGCCCGCAGCGAGGCCGGAGAGTACTTCGATGCGATCTGCCGAGCCGGGGCCTAGGCGCACGTGCGCGAGCCGCGCGATGTTGCCATGCGGATCGAGGCGATAGAGTTCGGCATCGGTGTTGTCGGCGGCCCCGGCCGGGCGAGCGATGGAGAGCACACCGCGCAATGTTTGCAGATCGATCGTACCATCGACGGTAAGATCGGGGCGTGCCCCGGGCGGAAGTGCTTGGGTGAGCGCCACGTCGACATTGACCGTCCCGTTTTGCGCCGCCGGAGCGATACGCGCAACACGTCCGTTGGCGATGCCGTTTCCGGTGTCGATGCGCGTCGGCATGCCTATCGCCATATCGTGCACCTGGCCTTCGGCGACTTGCAGCACCGCTTTGAGGTGTTGCTGATCGGCAATGCGTGCAAGCTCCGTCCCCGATTCCACCCGGGCTCCGGGATCGACCGCAACCGATTGTACGATGCCGGACGACCGTGCGCGAACGACGAGCGCAGCGACCTCAGCCTGTTTCGCCTGGAGCTGCGCTGCGGCCTGATCGACTTGCGCCTTAGCGGCAGCGATCTGCGCCGCCGATTCGGCCGCTCCGACGCCGATCTGCGAACGTGCCACCCGCACCTGAGCGGCAGATTGCGTCACCTTGATTGCTGCGATCTGATAGGTCTGAGCGGCAACGTACCCGCTATGCAGGAGCGATCGAAGGCTCGTGAGATCGATCGCGTCTACGTCGGCTTGTGCGCGCGCGGTGGCGTATGCCGATTGCTGTGCGAGCGCGGCGGCTTGCGCCTGCGCCTGCGCGCTGCGCAGTTGAGCGCGCGCAACGTCAAGCGCGGATGAGGCACTTACGACCGCAGCATCGAGATCGGGATTGCTCATGCGCGCGATCGGCGTTCCGCCGAATACCGCGGCTCCAGGCTTGACGAATACGGCATCGATAATGCCGGGCTGGACGGCGGCGACGACGTGCACTTCCTGCGGCTGCAGCGTTCCGGCCGCAGAGACCGAACGCTCGAGCGTTCCTCGGCGAACCACGCTCGTGACGAGCGCCGCGCGATCGACGGTGACACCACCATCGCTACGGGCGAGAGAGAACACGGCAAACGCGCACGCAACCACGAGCAGCGCTATCGCGGCGGGGACAAGGACACGTCTGGATAAGCGCCTCCGAGGCGTGCGAGCGACGTCCATACCGCCGATCGCTTGTGGCCTCATTCGTATCGCAACGCTTCGGCGGGTTGCACGCGCGTTGCCCTCATGGCCGGCTGCAACGACGCGAGCGCGGTGCAGAGAAAGACGAGTACGACAACGGTCGCAAAGGTCGCTGGATCGAAGGGGGATATGCTGCCGAGTTGCGAGGCGATCGCGCGCGCGGCTATCGCTGCCAGCACCAGGCCTAACGCTACGCCCGTCGCCGTGGTCACGAACGCGCGACGAAGGACATCAATCACGATATCACGCGCCGTCGCTCCGAGCGCAGTGCGAACGCCGAATTCCCGCACGCGCTGCGTCACCGAGAACGAGACGACGCCGAAGATGCCGGAGAGCGCGAGCAGCAACGCAATAAGCGCGAGCAGACCGAGCAGAATCGCCGCGAAGCGGGCTTGCGCCGTTGCGATCGCAACGAGCTGCGGCATCGTATACGTGGCAGGTGGCTGCACCAACGGCATCGTGCGGGCGAACGCACCCTGCACCTCGCGCCCCGCTACCGCGACATCGACACGCGGTGCGTAGACGACGGAGCTAAGGTACGGCGGTGAGGCCTGCGCTGCCGGCGTATACACCTCTGGTTCGGGCGCGCTCGTAAGGCTGTCGCGCTCGTTCGCGACGACGCCGACGATGGCCGCCCACGCTCCCGCGGAACCCGGACCCTGGAGGCGAATACGCGCCTGCAGCGAGTCGGTTCCCTTCAAGATGCGTGCCACGAAGGCTTGGTTCACTATGGCGACCGGCGCGGAACCCGTCGCGTCGCTAGCGGTGAAGGCCCTTCCGCGCACGAGCGGTATGCCGAGAGCGCGGAAGTACTCGGGACTTACATCGTTGGTCCAGGCGAAGGGCGCGCCTCCGTTCGGATACGTGCGGCCGAACACGTCTATCGAGCCCCCGATCCGCGTATCACCGAGGGGGTAGCTCAATGCCAGCGATGCGGCCTCAACGCCCGGCAACACGCGAAGACGCCGCAACAATGCGCGTTGCATCGTCGCGCGCGCTGCGGGCGAACCGTACTGCTGCGGTACGGCGACGCTCTCCGTGACGACCACGCCTTCCGGACGAATGCCGAGCGGCGTATGCACCAGAGCAACGAAGCCGCGAAGCATCAGGCCGGAGACGATGACGAGCGAGAGCGCGAGCGCGACCTCGAGGACGACGAGCACGGCTCGCATGCGGTGCCTGCGCGATCCGTCGCCGCCGCGGCCCGCGGACTTTAACACCGAATGCAGATCGTTTGCGCGCAGCGAGAGCAGTGGCGAGAGGCCGGCGAGGAAGGTCGCTATGATGACGGCGCCCATCGCGTACAACAGACTCACGGCATCGATCCGCACCGACGATGCGCGCGGCAGGGCGGTGGACATCAGGCCGCTCAGCACGTGGAGCGCGGCGAAAGCAAGGACGATGCCGATAATCGCACCGATAAACGCGAGCACGCCCGTCTCTATGAAGAGTTGCCCTGCGATCGCCCGTGACGACGCCCCAAGCGCGCGACGAATTGCGAGTTCACGATCGCGCGACGACCAGCGCGCCGCAAGCATATTACCGATATTCGCACACGCGATCAGGAGCACGCCGACGACGGCTGCAAAAATGATCCATAGCGACGAAGCGGCACTTCCAAGCACCGTGCCGACAAACGAGACCAGCGAGAAGGTCCAGTGCGCGTCGGTATCGGGATAGAGGCGTTGCAGCCGGTTAGAAATAAGTTTAAACTCGGCGTTGGCGTTGGCAAGCGAAACGCCGGGCGAGAGCCGTGCTACGGCTCCAAGAAAGCGCGCGCCGCGGCTACGCGCGGTGCCCGTTTCCGGCAACGCTTTAAGGAAATCCCCGTGACCGATCGACCCCTGCGATGGGTCGGCAAGCGTTTGATTCCGACGCAAGATGCCAACGATGCGAAATGACTGGCCGTCGAGCGAGAGCGTGCTCCCTAGCGTGCTCGGGCGTAGAGCGAAGTATTTCTGCCATATCTGGTATGAGATGACGATATTATGCACGCCTGGACGGCCGTCGGAGGGTTCGAGCGCCCGGCCGAGTTCCGGCTTAATGCCCAGAATCGTTGAGTATTCGGGCATAACGTCGAGCCCGTAGAGCGAGACGGGGCGCCCGCCGACGAGCAGCGTGCCTTGATCGTCACTGACGGCGGCAATCGCAGCGATGGTGTGCGTCTGCGTGCGCAGATCGGATGCGTCGGTTACCGATATTGCCGGAAACGTGTGGCCGCGCGGGTCGTGCGCCTGCACGATGACCAGGCCCGACGCGTTCGGAAACGGGAGCGGCCGAAGCACGACACCGTTGAGCACGCTGAAGACCGCGACGTTTGCGCCGATTCCCAGCGCGAACGTTAGGATGACGATCGCAACGAAAAGGGGCGCTGCTCGCAATCGACGCAGCGCGTAAGACGCATTACGGAGAAAACCCTCGAAGCGCATGGCGATTCCACCTCTAAGCAGATCGAAGAGCAAAGCGGCCGGATGGGCCCCATCATGGGCGATGTCCGCCAGGATTTGGTCGGCGTAATGCGCGCGAAAGTCGCTCGGATAGGCGTAGAGCGCGGCGCGTGCCAGCACCCCGAGCGCGTTCACGCTCGCGACCCTGCCGGCAGCAGATGAAACGAACGCGCGACGCGAACGAGCGCGTCCAGCCGACGCGCTTCCGCCTGCGCGATGCGCTTGCCAAATGCCGAGAGGCGATATCGACGGCGACGTGGATCTTCCGCATCTTCCGGAAGCTCGACGATCCAGCCGTCGACGAGCAGTTGGCGGATGAGGGGATAGAGCGTGCCGGGCGTCAGGCGCACCGCGCCATCGGTGATCGCTTCAATCGCCTTCGAAATCGCGTAGCCGTGACGGTCTTCTTCCGCGAGACAGAGCAGCACGTAAAACGTTCGCGGGTTAAGCGGAAGCAGCACGTCTATCTCGTTAGGCATCCAGCCTCCCCAAATCGAGCAAGCATCTATCGTTGACCAATATATCGAATATGGATATACTATGTCAAGCTTGCACTTACGTTGAGGTGGGAGCCAGCCTACTTTATGCCGAGTTTTGCGAGTTCGATGACGATGGGGTCTTCACCTGAATTGTAGCCGGAGACATCGGCACGCACGATGTCGCTTGAGTCGACGACGTACAAGTGCGGCAGCGTCACCGTCGCCGCCGGCATGTTCGCAACATTCACGGGCGCAAGTACCGGCGCAGTAAACGATACGCCGCGTGCAGTAGCGTAGGCGGTGCACGCAGATGCACTCGCGCTCGCGCAGTAGGTTCCGATGTCTTTTAATTTCGCGATGGTCGCCGGGTCGATCCCCGATTTTGCCATTTGAGGTAGCAGTTGCAGCAACGCCTTGGGCGGTACGCCTGCTAGGTGAATCGAGTCTTCCGGTACCGATGCGTTCGGATCCACCGGCGGCGGTGCGTCGGTGTTAGGATGCGATTGAACGACGGGAAACGGAATGTGATACTTCGCCACAACGGCGTCGCCGGCGCTCGGGTTATCCAAATAATCGACACCGAGGAAATCGGCCCGGTCCTTGAACCGCGCATAATCCTGAATGACGCGCGGCATCTCGTCCAAACACCCGACGCACCACGAGGCGAAGGCTACGATAACGAGCGGGCGAGAATGAACCGCGATTGGCGCTTTCGTGCCGACCGCCAACTGCACGGGATCGAACGAAGCGCTCGGCGTTGCTGCCAAGAGGGCAAATGCCGCGACGGCGGCGACCACACCATGTCGTACCATAGGGCGAACCGTTGTCACTCGGTGTGCGCGGCTCCTGGCATAGCGGGGGCAGTGCCGCGCGCCGCGAACCTCTCAGGCTGTGAAAGCGCCGCGACTTCCCGTTTGGGCTGTAGCCGCCGTCCCGACCGCACTGGTTGGGCACGGTTTGGCGTATATGCTCGCGGGCCGAACGATGGCCGACGGCCACCACGCGTGGTTCGCACCCACCTTCGAGATCTCGGGGGCCGTACTCATCGCCCTCTGCCTCGCGCTTGCCGGGAGCGCGCTCATGCGTGCCCGGGTGATGGCCCGGGTTGGGGTAGAGCGCTCGCTCACGGCGCTATGGCCGCGCCTCGCCGTCGCGCAGTTCGTGCTGTTCGCCGGCATGGAGCGCGCCGAAGGCACGCACGCAACGCTGCTCGGCTACGCGGTACAGATTGCCGTCGCGCTCGTCGCGGCGGTCGTACTCTCACTCTTCGCCCGGCTCCTCGCACGCTGCATCGATAGCGCGCACGAAGCCGGCCGCTACCTCGAACGGCTCTTCGCGGAAGTCGCTACGATCATTCCCCGTCGGTCCGTGTGGTGCCCCAGCACGCTTGCCGTACAGATCGGCTCCCACCGCTTCGTTCGCCCGCCTCCGCATTCGTAGTCAGCCCTCTCCGTTTTCGACTACGCTTTCCAGGAGGTCCACTAGGTGCATCGTGCCACCAACGCGGGCTTGCGCGCACTCTGCGTTGCAGCCGTCATCTTTTTCGCCGCATTCGCTCGCGCGGATGCCGTGCCGGTTTTTGCCAACGGCCAGGGTGTAACGTGCGAAACGTGTCACACCACATTCCCCGGCATGACGCGCTACGGCATGATGGTGATGATGACGAATTTCCAAATTCTCAATCGCCATCTGCAAGACAAGGCGCTTCCGCTTTCGGCGCGCTTGTATATCACATCGATCCTCGCCAATAAGAATAATCCCGGCTCGACGACCGTCTCGGATCTCTCGCTTCTCGGCGGGGGCTTTCTCGGCCGCAACTTTACGTGGTATACCGAGCAGCACGTGATCGATTCGTCCCAAATCGGGCAGACCGAACAGATGTGGCTCTCGTGGAACGGGCTCTTTCACGGCACCAACTCGCTGCAAGTCGGCAAGTTTCACACGCCGTTTCCGTTCATGCCCGCGCACGCGTGGACGATCGGCAACTACTTGCTCGCAACGCAGACGACCGGGCAAAACGATTTCAACCCGAACGATGCACGCTGGGGCGTCGCTATGAACGGTATGTCGAACGAGTTCATGTACAACCTGTCGTACCTAACGAACAGCGGCCCGACGGGGACGGCTTTCAATTACAACCAAGCCGACAATCAGCGCACGCTGGATGCGAATATCTCCTACGGCGGCATGGTGGTTCCGTGGAGCGTGGGCGCCGTCGCGATGCGCGGCTTCGCGCCTCTGACGTATGCGGGCGGCGGCCTCGCGGGCTCCGACGCGTTCACGCGCGAAGGGCTCTACCTCGGCTACCAAACCAGCAAGTGGCATTATCAAACGATGTACTACCACGGTGTCGATGCGCATCCCGATTTCGCGGAGTACAACGTTCCGCTCAACGGGTTCTTCTTCGAAGCCGAACGCGATCTCGGCTGGCGCAACCACATTCTGCTGCGCTACGACGTGGCATCCAGCGATACGCTGAACCGGCAGTTCGTGCTCGATTATTCGCACAATTTCGAACCGAATTTTGCCGTGATCAGCGAGCTCGCGGCATTCCCGGGGACGCGGCCACAGATTGCGTTCCAGATTGCGTACGCGGGACCGTATCAGTTCGGCAAGCGTTATTTACCGAATCTGCACGTCGTTCCGGTGGACGGAGAGAGCCTCGTCCCGGCGGTGCCGAGCGCGAACAGTGCTACGTCTGCCACGGCGGGCGGATCGTCTGCGAGCGCATCTGCCGCAAGTCCGGCCGCAGCGACGGCAGCGGGCGGCGATGCGAATGCGGGCGAGCAGCTGGTGCAGGCGAACGGTTGCGAAGGCTGCCACGGTGCTACGTTCAAGGGCGGTATCGGGCCCGCGCTGTACGGCGTCGAGCATCGGCTCGCGCCGGGCGCTATCGCGCAAGCCATCTCCGCGCCGAAAGCACCGATGCCGAACTTCGGGTTCACCACAACGCAAATCTCCGACATCGTCGCGTATCTTTCGGGGCTGGACGGCGGCACCGCAAATACGACGCCCGTGGTAACGTTCGATCCGGCAACACCGACGGACATGGCAACGGTACGCGTCACCTTCCCGGGAACGCCTCCGCAACACGTCACGGTAACCCCGATCATGGACATGGGCGGCACAAAAATGCCGACCCGCGAGGTCCCCATGGCGCCAACCCCGGGCAACCCCAACGTCTTCACCGCAAAAATCGTGTTTTCGATGGGCGGCCCGTGGACGGTGCATATCATCTACGACGGAAAGTCGATGGACGTGCCGCTCAATGTGGGGTCATAGCTGCAGGAACTACGATCCGAGCGACGGCAATGCCAGGCGTCTGGCATGGCGAGCCATTATAATCTCTCCATGCCTTCCGTGAACACGTCCGTAGATTCCGTCGATATCAGCTCTGAGGTGCCTCATGCAGCGCGTTGATGGCGGGTTCGTTTATTCTGCCACGGATTTGAATAATTTCGTCGAGTGCCGGCGCTTAACCGAGCTCGAAGCTCTCGTCGCGTTCAAAGTACTTCCCCGCCCGGATGGCGACGACGAGCAGGCGGAGCTGATTCGGGAGAAGGGCCAGGCCCACGAGGATCGCTATCGCGAGCGCTTGCAGCAAGAATACCCCGACGACGTCGTCTGCTTCGGGCGGGCCGAGCCCGGCGCGGAAGCGTACCGCGAGGCGGAACGCCAAACGCTCGAAGCCATGCGCCGGGGCGCGAAGATTATCTATCAGGCAACGTTCTTTGACGGCCAGTTTCTCGGACACGCAGATTTCCTCCAGCGCGTCGAGACCCCGTCCGATCTTGGCAACTGGAGCTACGAAGCGATCGACACGAAGCTGGCGCTCTCCACAAAGCCCTATTTTATCGTCCAGCTTTGCAACTACAGCGAGCACCTCATGCGGCTGCAAGGCCGCATGCCGGACCGCGGCTACATCGTGCTGGGGAACGGTGAGAAGCAAGGATTTCGCCTACACGATTACACCGCATACTACCGCCATCTAAAATCGCGCTTTCTGGCGTTCGTCTCCGATCCCGCACTTGCCGCAGAGGCGGCAGCTCGCGTATACCCTATGAAGTGTAACCATTGCATGGTGTGCCCCTGGAACGAGACGTGCACGGATCAACGCGTCAGCGACGACCACCTAAGCCTGGTAGCGTGGATGCGGCGCGATCAAGTCTCAAAGCTCGAGGATGCCGGCATCACGACGGTCGCAGCGCTCGCGCAAGCCGACCCTAATGTTAGCCCTAAGAGCATGAACTCGGGAACTTTCGCGAAGCTGTGTAAACAAGCGCGCCTGCAAGTGCGCAGTCGCGAGACCGCCGAGCCCGTCTACGAGTTGCTGCCGCACGACCCGCGAACCGGGTTTGGCCTGCTGCCGGAGGCAGCTCCCGGCGATGCCTACTTCGATATGGAAGGCGACCCGCTCTACGAGCCGGGCCGCGGGCTGGAATATCTCTTTGGCTGCTGGCTGCCCGATGATGAAGCAACGTTCACGACATTCTGGGGCTTGGATCGTGCCGCCGAAAAACAGGCGTTCGAGCAATTCGTCGATTTCATCGTTGAGCGCCGGCGGCGCTATCCGGCCATGCACGTCTACCACTATGCGAATTACGAAAAAGCCGCCCTGCGCCGTCTTTCTCAGGAGCACAGCACGCGGGGAGATGAAGTTGATGCTCTCCTTCGTGGCGAGGTGCTCGTCGATCTCTATGCGGTCGTACGGCAGTCGCTGATGATCGGTGAGGATAGTTATAGCATTAAACGCCTGGAGCGCTTTTACGGATTACAACGTTCGACGGAAGTGAAGAAAGGCGACCAGTCGATCGTGATGTTCGAGAATTGGCGCGTTCACCGGGATGCGAACATTCTGCGCGACATCGAAGATTACAACAAGGACGATTGCGAGTCGACATACCTGCTCCATCGATGGCTGCTCGCGCGCCGCGAGGAAGCGATCGCCACGTTAGGCGTTAGCTTTCCCTTTCGGCCGGTAAAATCGCCGCGCGACCGCTGCCACGCAGAGTTCTTCGAAGGCTGTGCGAAGTGCAAGCGTCGAGCGGCGGCCGAACGCGAACAAGCGCGCACGACGGATCTTGAGCGCACGCTACTCCAGGGCATCGCACAGCCTCAGAGCGACGAGGAGTACTATCGCCTAAGCGATGACTGGCGCACGCGATATCTCATGGGGCATCTTCTCTCCTATCATCGTCGCGAAGAAGCACCGGTCTGGTGGGCATATTTCGACCGCTGCGAAAACATCGATACCCTCCAAGACCAAGATAGCGAGGCAATCGGCGGTTTAGAATACTGCTCGGACGCGGCCCCGTACAAGCTCAAACCGGCGGACCGAAATCTCGTGCACACATATCGCTTTCCCGAGCAACGTCACAAGCTGGACCGCGGTTACGTCCACGATCCGCGGCTCCAGGATTCGGCCGGCGAGATTATCGAAATCGACGAAGAGCAGAACATCCTACGCCTGAAACGCTCCGGGAGCGCCGATGACGCCAAGGCCGTCGACGCCCTGATTCCCCGCG
This is a stretch of genomic DNA from Candidatus Dormiibacterota bacterium. It encodes these proteins:
- a CDS encoding ABC transporter permease produces the protein MNALGVLARAALYAYPSDFRAHYADQILADIAHDGAHPAALLFDLLRGGIAMRFEGFLRNASYALRRLRAAPLFVAIVILTFALGIGANVAVFSVLNGVVLRPLPFPNASGLVIVQAHDPRGHTFPAISVTDASDLRTQTHTIAAIAAVSDDQGTLLVGGRPVSLYGLDVMPEYSTILGIKPELGRALEPSDGRPGVHNIVISYQIWQKYFALRPSTLGSTLSLDGQSFRIVGILRRNQTLADPSQGSIGHGDFLKALPETGTARSRGARFLGAVARLSPGVSLANANAEFKLISNRLQRLYPDTDAHWTFSLVSFVGTVLGSAASSLWIIFAAVVGVLLIACANIGNMLAARWSSRDRELAIRRALGASSRAIAGQLFIETGVLAFIGAIIGIVLAFAALHVLSGLMSTALPRASSVRIDAVSLLYAMGAVIIATFLAGLSPLLSLRANDLHSVLKSAGRGGDGSRRHRMRAVLVVLEVALALSLVIVSGLMLRGFVALVHTPLGIRPEGVVVTESVAVPQQYGSPAARATMQRALLRRLRVLPGVEAASLALSYPLGDTRIGGSIDVFGRTYPNGGAPFAWTNDVSPEYFRALGIPLVRGRAFTASDATGSAPVAIVNQAFVARILKGTDSLQARIRLQGPGSAGAWAAIVGVVANERDSLTSAPEPEVYTPAAQASPPYLSSVVYAPRVDVAVAGREVQGAFARTMPLVQPPATYTMPQLVAIATAQARFAAILLGLLALIALLLALSGIFGVVSFSVTQRVREFGVRTALGATARDIVIDVLRRAFVTTATGVALGLVLAAIAARAIASQLGSISPFDPATFATVVVLVFLCTALASLQPAMRATRVQPAEALRYE
- a CDS encoding helix-turn-helix transcriptional regulator, with amino-acid sequence MPNEIDVLLPLNPRTFYVLLCLAEEDRHGYAISKAIEAITDGAVRLTPGTLYPLIRQLLVDGWIVELPEDAEDPRRRRYRLSAFGKRIAQAEARRLDALVRVARSFHLLPAGSRA
- a CDS encoding TM0106 family RecB-like putative nuclease, with product MNNFVECRRLTELEALVAFKVLPRPDGDDEQAELIREKGQAHEDRYRERLQQEYPDDVVCFGRAEPGAEAYREAERQTLEAMRRGAKIIYQATFFDGQFLGHADFLQRVETPSDLGNWSYEAIDTKLALSTKPYFIVQLCNYSEHLMRLQGRMPDRGYIVLGNGEKQGFRLHDYTAYYRHLKSRFLAFVSDPALAAEAAARVYPMKCNHCMVCPWNETCTDQRVSDDHLSLVAWMRRDQVSKLEDAGITTVAALAQADPNVSPKSMNSGTFAKLCKQARLQVRSRETAEPVYELLPHDPRTGFGLLPEAAPGDAYFDMEGDPLYEPGRGLEYLFGCWLPDDEATFTTFWGLDRAAEKQAFEQFVDFIVERRRRYPAMHVYHYANYEKAALRRLSQEHSTRGDEVDALLRGEVLVDLYAVVRQSLMIGEDSYSIKRLERFYGLQRSTEVKKGDQSIVMFENWRVHRDANILRDIEDYNKDDCESTYLLHRWLLARREEAIATLGVSFPFRPVKSPRDRCHAEFFEGCAKCKRRAAAEREQARTTDLERTLLQGIAQPQSDEEYYRLSDDWRTRYLMGHLLSYHRREEAPVWWAYFDRCENIDTLQDQDSEAIGGLEYCSDAAPYKLKPADRNLVHTYRFPEQRHKLDRGYVHDPRLQDSAGEIIEIDEEQNILRLKRSGSADDAKAVDALIPRGPINTDLQRSALTRIAQAYQAGTLQTQHPATFDLLSSRDPRVVGHSVLQPEEVSAQSVSAVVQALDNSYLFIQGPPGSGKSTTGSQVICDLLRAGKRVGVLSTGHKAIHHLLHKVEDCMAERGGTFRGLYKHSNTNAGSAFQSRLEQPFIESIDDAEAFDSGDYDLAGGTAWLFAREELAGTFDYLFIDEAGQVSLADAIAVSACAKNVVLLGDPSQLAQVSLGTHSSHADDSILQHLLAQATTVPPHRGIFLDISYRMHPDICSFISTAMYDGRLHSGAKMHLHRVTSTGLSGSGLRYLPIEHFGNGPRSVEEADRIVREIVSLLDGTVVDDDGKERPLRQSDIIVVAPYNAQRKLITSKLKSAGIDVAVGTVDKFQGQEAAVVFYSMATSSGDDIPRDIEFLFEPNRFNVAISRARAMSVLVCSPKLLDLSCRSADQMALLNVVCAYVEHARGAIAV
- a CDS encoding c-type cytochrome; the protein is MHRATNAGLRALCVAAVIFFAAFARADAVPVFANGQGVTCETCHTTFPGMTRYGMMVMMTNFQILNRHLQDKALPLSARLYITSILANKNNPGSTTVSDLSLLGGGFLGRNFTWYTEQHVIDSSQIGQTEQMWLSWNGLFHGTNSLQVGKFHTPFPFMPAHAWTIGNYLLATQTTGQNDFNPNDARWGVAMNGMSNEFMYNLSYLTNSGPTGTAFNYNQADNQRTLDANISYGGMVVPWSVGAVAMRGFAPLTYAGGGLAGSDAFTREGLYLGYQTSKWHYQTMYYHGVDAHPDFAEYNVPLNGFFFEAERDLGWRNHILLRYDVASSDTLNRQFVLDYSHNFEPNFAVISELAAFPGTRPQIAFQIAYAGPYQFGKRYLPNLHVVPVDGESLVPAVPSANSATSATAGGSSASASAASPAAATAAGGDANAGEQLVQANGCEGCHGATFKGGIGPALYGVEHRLAPGAIAQAISAPKAPMPNFGFTTTQISDIVAYLSGLDGGTANTTPVVTFDPATPTDMATVRVTFPGTPPQHVTVTPIMDMGGTKMPTREVPMAPTPGNPNVFTAKIVFSMGGPWTVHIIYDGKSMDVPLNVGS
- a CDS encoding efflux RND transporter periplasmic adaptor subunit translates to MRPQAIGGMDVARTPRRRLSRRVLVPAAIALLVVACAFAVFSLARSDGGVTVDRAALVTSVVRRGTLERSVSAAGTLQPQEVHVVAAVQPGIIDAVFVKPGAAVFGGTPIARMSNPDLDAAVVSASSALDVARAQLRSAQAQAQAAALAQQSAYATARAQADVDAIDLTSLRSLLHSGYVAAQTYQIAAIKVTQSAAQVRVARSQIGVGAAESAAQIAAAKAQVDQAAAQLQAKQAEVAALVVRARSSGIVQSVAVDPGARVESGTELARIADQQHLKAVLQVAEGQVHDMAIGMPTRIDTGNGIANGRVARIAPAAQNGTVNVDVALTQALPPGARPDLTVDGTIDLQTLRGVLSIARPAGAADNTDAELYRLDPHGNIARLAHVRLGPGSADRIEVLSGLAAGDAVIVSDTSAYNGISTLRLH